The Candidatus Parcubacteria bacterium genome contains a region encoding:
- a CDS encoding tyrosine--tRNA ligase codes for MKIDTNPEKIEEVLTRGVEEMIIKKDLEKKLLSGKRLRIKFGVDPSRPDIHLGHTVPLKKLQEFQKLGHQIVFIIGDFTGRIGDPSGKSKTRPQLSNKQVNENAKTYLEQVRKVIDTKKIEIKRNSEWYDKMAPDDFIKLFSKITLARILERDDFEKRMKGKIDIYPHEIIYPILQGYDSIVIKSDLEIGGTDQTFNMLMGRKLQKRFNQPQQDVMTTSLLVGLDGKDKMSKSLDNYIGITEPPTEQYGKTMSVPDNLILHYFELATDIPLEKITQVKKDLKLKKINPKDLKQRLAREIVALYYSKKAAGKAEKEFNRVFKEKKLPSKIPAIKLKAGDWDILDLLKEIKIASSKSEAKRLVLQKGVKIDNKIQNDWQAKIKIKKGIIIQVGKRRFIKII; via the coding sequence ATGAAAATAGATACCAATCCTGAAAAAATTGAAGAGGTGTTGACTCGAGGAGTAGAAGAAATGATTATAAAGAAAGATTTAGAAAAGAAACTGCTTTCCGGAAAAAGATTAAGAATAAAATTTGGAGTTGACCCTTCAAGACCTGATATTCATTTAGGTCATACTGTTCCCTTAAAAAAACTCCAAGAATTTCAAAAACTGGGGCATCAAATCGTTTTTATTATTGGTGATTTTACTGGTAGAATCGGCGACCCTTCAGGCAAATCAAAAACTCGGCCTCAACTTTCAAATAAACAAGTCAATGAGAATGCTAAAACCTACCTTGAACAGGTGAGAAAGGTGATTGATACAAAAAAAATAGAAATTAAAAGAAACAGTGAGTGGTACGATAAGATGGCCCCAGACGATTTTATAAAACTATTCAGTAAAATTACTTTAGCTCGAATTTTAGAAAGAGATGATTTTGAAAAGAGAATGAAAGGAAAAATTGATATTTATCCCCATGAAATAATTTACCCGATTTTACAAGGATATGATTCCATAGTTATAAAGTCAGACCTTGAAATAGGGGGGACCGACCAAACCTTTAATATGTTGATGGGCAGAAAGCTTCAGAAAAGATTTAATCAACCTCAACAGGATGTGATGACTACTTCGCTTCTGGTTGGATTAGACGGCAAAGACAAAATGAGTAAAAGTTTAGATAATTATATTGGGATTACTGAACCTCCGACAGAGCAGTATGGAAAGACAATGTCTGTCCCTGATAATTTAATTCTTCATTATTTTGAATTAGCCACAGATATTCCATTAGAAAAGATTACTCAGGTAAAAAAAGATTTAAAATTAAAAAAAATAAACCCCAAGGATTTAAAACAAAGATTGGCTCGGGAAATTGTTGCTCTCTATTATAGTAAAAAAGCGGCAGGAAAGGCTGAAAAGGAATTTAACAGGGTTTTTAAAGAAAAAAAACTGCCGTCTAAAATCCCTGCAATCAAGTTGAAGGCTGGCGATTGGGATATTTTGGACTTGTTGAAGGAAATAAAAATAGCTTCCTCAAAGTCAGAAGCTAAAAGATTGGTCTTGCAAAAGGGAGTTAAAATAGATAATAAAATTCAAAATGACTGGCAGGCAAAGATTAAAATAAAAAAAGGCATAATAATTCAAGTCGGGAAAAGAAGATTTATTAAGATAATTTAA